One Urocitellus parryii isolate mUroPar1 chromosome 9, mUroPar1.hap1, whole genome shotgun sequence DNA segment encodes these proteins:
- the Wac gene encoding WW domain-containing adapter protein with coiled-coil isoform X7 translates to MRDAADPSPPNKMLRRSDSPENKYSDSTGHNKAKNVHTHRVREREGGTSYSPQENSHNHSALHSSNSHSSNPSNNPSKTSDAPYDSADDWSEHISSSGKKYYYNCRTEVSQWEKPKEWLEREQRQKEANKVAVNSFPKDRDYRREVMQATATSGFASGMEDKHSSDASSLLPQNILSQTSRHNDRDYRLPRAETHSSSTPVQHPIKPVVHPTATPSTVPSSPFSLQSDHQPKKSFDANGASTLSKLPTPTSSVPAQKTERKESTSGDKLVSHSCTTPSTSSASGLNPTSAPPTSASAVPVSPVPQSPIPPLLQDPNLLRQLLPALQATLQLNNSNVDISKINEVLTAAVTQASLQSIIHKFLTAGPSAFNITSLISQAAQLSAQAQPSNQSPMSLTSDASSPRSYVSPRISTPQTNTVPIKPLISTPPVSSQPKVSTPVVKQGPVSQSATQQPVTADKQPGHEPVSPRSLQRSSSQRSPSPGPNHTSSSNVSNTAVVPQNSSARPACSLTPTLAAHFNENLIKHVQGWPADHAEKQASRLREEAHNMGSVHMSEICTELKNLRSLVRVCEIQATLREQRILFLRQQIKELEKLKNQNSFMV, encoded by the exons ggaccAGTTACTCTCCACAAGAAAATTCACACAACCACAGTGCTCTTCATAGTTCAAATTCACATTCTTCTAATCCAAGCAATAATCCAAGCAAAACTTCAGATGCA ccTTATGATTCTGCAGATGACTGGTCTGAGCACATTAGCTCGTCTGGGAAAAAATATTACTACAATTGTCGAACAGAAGTTTCACAATGGGAAAAACCAAAAGAATGGCTTGAAAG agagcagagacaaaaagaagcaaataaggtGGCAGTTAATAGCTTCCCAAAAGATAGGGATTACAGAAGAGAGGTGATGCAAGCAACAGCTACTAGTGGGTTTGCCAGTGGAa TGGAAGACAAGCATTCCAGTGATGCCAGTAGTTTGCTCCCACAGAATATTTTGTCTCAAACAAGCAGACACAATGACAGAGACTACAGACTGCCAAGAGCAGAGACTCACAGTAGTTCTACGCCAGTACAGCACCCCATCAAACCAGTGGTTCATCCAACTGCTACCCCAAGCACTGTTCCTTCTAGTCCATTTTCGCTACAGTCTGATCACCAGCCAAAGAAATCATTTGATGCTAATGGAGCATCTACTTTATCAAAACTGCCTACACCCACATCTTCTGTCCCtgcacagaaaacagaaagaaaag agtctaCATCAGGAGACAAATTGGTATCACATTCTTGCACAACTCCTTCCACTTCTTCTGCCTCCGGACTGAATCCCACATCAGCACCTCCAACATCTGCATCGGCAGTCCCTGTTTCTCCTGTTCCACAGTCACCAATACCTCCATTACTTCAGGACCCAAATCTGCTTAGACAGTTGCTTCCTGCTTTGCAAGCCACACTGCAGCTCAATAATTCTAATGTGGACATATCCAAAATCAATGAAG TTCTTACAGCAGCTGTGACACAAGCTTCACTGCAGTCTATAATTCATAAGTTTCTTACTGCTGGACCATCTGCTTTCAACATAACATCTCTGATTTCTCAAGCTGCTCAGCTCTCTGCTCAAG CCCAGCCATCTAATCAGTCTCCAATGTCTTTAACGTCTGATGCTTCATCCCCAAGATCCTATGTGTCTCCAAGAATAAGCACACCTCAAACTAACACAGTCCCTATCAAACCTTTGATTAGTACTCCTCCAGTTTCATCACAGCCAAAG GTTAGTACTCCAGTAGTAAAGCAAGGACCAGTGTCACAATCAGCCACACAGCAGCCTGTAACTGCTGACAAGCAGCCAGGTCATGAACCTGTTTCTCCTCGAAGTCTTCAGCGCTCAAG TAGCCAGAGAAGTCCATCACCTGGTCCAAATCATACTTCTAGTAGTAATGTATCAAATACAGCAGTTGTACCACAGAATTCATCTGCCCGACCTGCGTGTTCATTAACACCTACACTAGCAGCACACTTCAATGAAAATCTCATAAAACATGTTCAAGGATGGCCTGCAGATCATGCAGAGAAGCAG gcatcaagattgcgtgaagaAGCTCATAACATGGGGAGCGTTCACATGTCAGAAATTTGtactgaattaaaaaatttaagatctTTAGTCCGAGTATGTGAAATTCAAGCAACTTTGCGAGAGCAAAG gataCTATTTTTGAGACAACAAATTAAGGAACTCGAAAAGcttaaaaatcagaattcctTCATGGTGTGA